The stretch of DNA GAGATCGGCGGTGCGGTCGTCCATCATCTTCTCGATGCCCATCTCGAGGGCTTGCATGCGCCGCACATACGCCAGATACTCGAGGGTGGCACGATTGAAGTCCCGCTTGGACTGGGCAATCTTAGCCCTGGCCTCCGCCTCCAGGCGCTCCGTTTCGCGACAGAAGGCGGCATGCTCGGCCTTGTCGGACTCCCAGACGGCCAGCTTGTCGCACCTGCGCCGATGTATCTCCTTCAGAAGCTCGTCCCGGTATGCCAGATTCTTGGGTGGAGCAGGCTGATGATCCTTGTCGAATTGCTCCAGGCGTATTTGCTCGAGTATTTCGTTGAGGGCGCGTGCCTCTTCGCGCTTCTCTTCATCCTCACGTGCTAGCTTCGCGGCGTTGTCGAGCATTTGGATGCCCAGCACGTGCTTCACCTGCACCTTCATCTTCTCCCGTCGCTCGTTCTCGCTCTTCTGAGCGCAATCGTACTCCTCCCAGCGTCTGCGGTTCAGCTCCAGCCAGATCTTCTCCTGCTCGCACTCTCTGCGCTTCCTGCGCTGATTCTCGAGGATCTGCTCCTGTTGGATGATTTTCGTTTCGAGCAGATCCTGGTGCCGCAGCGCCTCGCGTATCTCGTAGCAGTTGAGCATCACCTGTTGGACGCGTTTGTCCTCTAtgaatttgttttgctctttgaTGTTATCCTCCTTGATGGCATGCAGATGTTCCTTGCGTTCCTTGATGTCGTGACCGATGCGGTTCTTCACCGTATTGGAGAACTCCTCCTCGTACAGCTTGTCCTCCGCCTCGAGAAGGTTCTTCAAGCGAAGACTTCGCTCGTTCAGCTCCTCCGCGGCGACTTCCATGGCCTTGTTGACCAACAACCCAATTTGGCAATGCAAACTCTTGCGATCCGTTCGCTGGATAAACTGAAAGTGCTCCTGGCCATGACCCGACTCTTGCATGGTGGCCCAATCGATTAATATATATACCAAAGTTTATaataatgaaacaaaaacaattgaaagtaTTCTGAATTTCTCAAGTTGTGTGTCTACGTTTTGTTCCGGAATGAGttgaaggaaaggaaaggcaaagggaAGCGGATTCAAAATCTATCATCTGCTAAGTTGTTCCCCTTTAAAATCTGCATGATTTATGCGCCACTCAGTGGTGGAATCCACCTCCATTGGACCCACGGGCTCCATTAAACTGTCTTATGGTCTCTGGCCCAAAGTGTTCCATAGATCATGAGAGCAAATGCAAGGCCCATAAACACCCGCCAATAGATTTTACTGCACTATCATGCTCAATGTGCAGATTTCTGAACATAATTTATGGAATCTCACACGCAAGGAGAATGCACTGTGATTTGGGGCTGGAAAATGGGATCGGTGCGGTATAAGTTTCTGAGGAAAGCTAATAGGACAATACGCATACGTAGCGCTGTCAAGCGTGTCATTTTGTGCAATTGTTTAGCCTTGTGTgagaatgaaatttaattagaacTGACACGAAGGGGTCGTTCCCTGTGggaaaagcaagcaaaatggaaaactttgtgGTAGTTGGGTGCTGCTTTAGGCAGTTTTCGTGTCActtttcgctcgctctcttgtGTCGCTCTATCAACTCAATTAGCAATGCAGCTGACAACACGCTAATTAACTGAGATGTGAGCTGGAAAAACTTGCCAAAACACTTGGCCAGCTGTTGGCGGCATCACCCACGTTAGCAGGAAGCGGGAAACaggaaaagaaacagaagccTGCGAGTCTGAGAGCACCTAAGATCCTGCCTGCTGcgctggccaaaaactttatGGCTGAGCTCCGCAGAGTGTGTGCCGGCTCGTTCGCCTCTGCGATTGGCATGGAAGTGCATGTTTGCCCAAGTGCAAAATTGTGCAATTACGCAGCTCTGCAGAGCAACACCAGCGAAGAGGACGACTTCCTGCGCTGCAGCCTTCGCCTTAGTCATACGTCGCATGGGAAGCTGGCTgggtttcttttcttttttttgtgtgttcagTTCTCTTGGCCTTGTCTTGCGATTCCATATTCAAGACAAAGTTTAAGGCTGCAGAAACATTTCAGGCGATTTGCATAGCCATCCCCCGCGAACgataataaaatgtaataactGCCAGGGCAGAGACAACCATTTCGTGCGAGTGAGTGCCTGATAAGCCATTCCAGCTGCTCCCGGCCTTCCGTTCTTCCGCTCTTCAGAGGCCTGAGGGCAGGATACTGTTTCTGATTAATGTAGAACTGCTCTTCACCATGATGGAATTTCCTACTTTATTATGGTTGGGCCATCTGTGGCTGGGATTCAGTCAACCATTCACTGTGGTTAATTCCTTGGCATTCTTTGGGCAAGGCCAAGGCTCATCTTACTCGGAGGTGGGACGCAGCAGAAGCTCATAGTTAACGCCAACTGTCTGTTGCAAACACAGCTACACATACGCAGATGCATTGGACTCACTCTTTTGCACACATgtgctcttttctctctctgacaTAATGCACACCCATACAGATGGCTGCTCCTCATGctcatatttgcatttgtgcttTTTATACCGAGCACTCTCAAAGGGTTAAAGGGTATATGCTATTCGTGgggtaattaaaatataccCACTCGTTATTATTTGATGTTAGTAGAGATAAatgattaaaatattatattatcgGTTTCACATTCTAAAATAGATATAAAAAAATGCCAAGTaattatgcaacaatttgtttaaaaacgAAGCCAAGACAACgtttttaaaattgtattataTGTTTACGATAAGTTCCGATCACTTTACCTTTGACCTATGATGACATATATTTTTTCAGAATAAtatcaatatttattgttattgttttctttctcaTCTTATGTCTAATCTCTGATTACGAAGACAGGCATTTCAGCTACTATCACAATTAGATAACTAAACCATAGTGCCTTACTCCCTACTGAGTATATTTTATTCGAATCATTTGTAGttcatttttatgcatttaaatattcatgcgCTCGactcaaaatttaaattgcggCGCGTTCACTCGCAGCTGTGGCAGTGTgagtgtctgtgcctgtgtctgtgtgcctacatacatacatatgtatgtgtacatatgatTATATCCATGTATGCATAGTGATTTTAAATCCACAGCATTTGCTTGTGCGAGTGTGTATGGGTTAGCCAGCGAGTCTGGTCAGCCAGGCGTTGTTATTTACAATCAACTttcccagcacccagcacccaacGCCCGGCAACCGACAATCCTCAAAAAAATCAGTAAGAAATATTATAATCAAAAGCCGAAGCTTTAAATACCCTTAAAGACCCATCGTACTTATGATTTCGGTGTAataaaattattgatttttgatttgatcTTGGGTTGCTGCGTGTCAAATTCTTTTTTcttacaaaaatcaaattataatCATTCTACCCCCTTTAAGAGTATGAAAggcgggcacacacacaaacaaaaagagtgcTCAAAGAAAATAGGTAAAGAGAAAAAACTGCATTGAAAAATCCATAGTACAACAGAAACCACAGCCGCATACCCCCCACCTAGAGCactctccagctcctcctcctcttctgcCTTTTGCCACAGATCAAAATTTCCAGCGGgtaaacgaaataaatgcgaCGTGCTGCGCTTTTCCTCTCCGTTAGGGTTACATAGTTAGAAAGttatttcctttttccttattttttttggacaCTGCGAAAATCGGAAAatgtaagcaacaaaaaattggcTGAAAATATACAGAAGCACAAATAAATGGGCGGGCAGGTAAATAAATTGGCCAAAACCATAAAACAGAATGGCGCAGAGTTGGGCGGCGAGAGAAAGTCCTcagaggaatggaatggttaGTTGCTGTGTGAAATTGAAGCAGATTGCGGGGCGCTGACTGGATCCGCATTCATTTATCTAAACGAAGCCACATGCAgtgcagtgctgctgctgctgctgctgctgctgtgttgctCCTTTGCTCTGAAATGTAATCAACACATGTCACACGTGGCGTACACGTTATATCATTTGCATAGGCGTATGCCAAGAAAAGATGATGTCaacgctgctgttgcttggcTTTAAATTTATGGGAAACAGATCGGCTTGTCCTTATATGTTTTACGAAGGGTTAGAAAATGAGGAGAGGTAGAAAGCCCTAAAGCTTCAACCATCTTTCTACCTTTATGGATACAtaatattatgtacataaacatatatttgTCTGTGAATTAAATAGTTGATATTGTAGGAGGCATTGAAGTGCATCCTTTTTGTGAAAGCTACTCCTGTCAAAGGCAAAATATTCATGAGTGCACTTAAGCAAGCGAACTGAATTCtgtttaaaaatatcaaagaaaAAGTTAGCCACACTCTGATGTTCGAAAGTTAAGCCACATGTTCCACACACTCCCCAATCTGACCGCTGACCATTAAATGCTCATAATAAACTTGTCCCCTCATCAAAAACCACTTGCACACATCACAGATGGCCTCTGCTTGTACATGTTGAAAGTTCCATTAAAGGATATGGCATTAAACTTAACACCGAAAGGCCTCAGCCGAAAAGTTGTGCGAacattatttaaaattattcgCACATTTCCATGCTTCCGAAGTGGGTGGGGGgtggcattaaaaatgaaGCCATAATTTACTCTGCCGCATAAGATGTGCCACAcactctcctttttttttaattgcaacattttcgagGTGGCAGACACCTTATCATGCCGGCGACAGGCAGcataaaaacttaaatataattaagtttattttatggatccatgtgtgactgtgtgtgtgtgtccgtgtcgcatgagtgcgtgtgtgtttaaaGGGAGAGAGTTGAAAACTTATAGCATACTTTGCAGCTGTACTCTTGACAGTTTTCCCGCATTGTTGCACGGTTGCTCGATTGTGGGagggatggaatgggatgggatgggcgggcgggcggaaaagttgctgcagtccattgaaatgcaattaaagttgcaaattgcttttgctATACATACAATTTACATAATGCAGAGATATAATCTTTGAGCAGAAACTTTTGCCCCATGGTTCAATTGATTGGATTGGCTGGCGGGAGAGGTCCCAACTTCGTCATCAGAAGCTTCTTGTTTCGCATTTTGCCAAAGAGTATAAAGATTTCCGATAaagatttttgcaatttctgtCTCGGCTGTCCAGAGAAAGTCAAAGTGAAAGTCAAAGCAATCAGTGGAAACGGAAAAGCTCTGGCATATGGCCACCTTTTTATGGTCACCAACTCCATTAGCTGTCACTTAGTGtaaaacaaatcataaatGCTGctcggacagcagcagaacagcagagcTTTCCCCTAATTATGCTGTCATAAAAAAGGAAGGCATTCCCATCAGCAATGTTAATGGGGCGTGGCTGTAAGTCCTgggcccagtgcccagtgcctaGGGCCCATCACGTTAATTGTTAAACACTTGAGATTAATGTTGGGCCTGGGCCATCAGCATCCGCTGGTTCTCTTGCCAccattttatggccaatttATAGACAAAGATGTTGCAGCATTATTCATAAAAGTTAGGGTCTTCCGCCGCCTAACGCATCCCCCACAGGGTTCATGTGGGGCATAAATCAAAGGAGGTGTGCGTGTTGCCTCCTGTTTGCCCAACTAAGCGGCCATCAGGGGACTGCCTAGACTCTACTTCTGTTCGTCCTGTTCGTTGTTCGTTGCCACCCCTCCATTCTATGGCTGCTCGTCCGCAGATGTGTGAATCGGACTGGAGGTCACGTTCTATAGATGCTGACTGTgttgccagtgtgtgtgtttgtgtgtgtgtctgggggGTGGCTTAAGGACTTTTCCTGGCGGAGTGATTCGGAAAACAAGCAATTGTTTATAGGGGTAGAGCAGAGATCTTTAATTGACAATGTTATTGCGTTGGTTCAAAGAACTCCAAATGTTAAACC from Drosophila subobscura isolate 14011-0131.10 chromosome O, UCBerk_Dsub_1.0, whole genome shotgun sequence encodes:
- the LOC117896479 gene encoding trichohyalin — encoded protein: MQESGHGQEHFQFIQRTDRKSLHCQIGLLVNKAMEVAAEELNERSLRLKNLLEAEDKLYEEEFSNTVKNRIGHDIKERKEHLHAIKEDNIKEQNKFIEDKRVQQVMLNCYEIREALRHQDLLETKIIQQEQILENQRRKRRECEQEKIWLELNRRRWEEYDCAQKSENERREKMKVQVKHVLGIQMLDNAAKLAREDEEKREEARALNEILEQIRLEQFDKDHQPAPPKNLAYRDELLKEIHRRRCDKLAVWESDKAEHAAFCRETERLEAEARAKIAQSKRDFNRATLEYLAYVRRMQALEMGIEKMMDDRTADLYKVDICTKSNIAETTRLKREEAARCHEILKLQICEEAERRLRLEAEVRENKMPENRFVHPEVTHAMKFCKQLRHRAALDAQVIEMKRLQAEENAYFESQLREAVDDPIACKKLAKEYLENGTDYLRAHPNWRVMACDPNKYVPRAPITEQQYKARVDNASLDKCPCPEAARRHCSFMALKGCDLPPEMPCQQTEKAAPQPPKKTQRPGFRNCHCKFY